GTTTGAGGAGTACTCATATTTATGCCATCTTCTTTTGAATGAAAGGCTTCCAAGAAGCCCAATAGCTCATTCTGACTAGACAGAATACCAAAGCAGCGGAGCCGCCGGTATGCAATAAAGCAGCCAATAAAGGCCACTGGAAAATCACATTAGAAATACCTGTAATGAGCTGCAACAAAAGCAAGCCCAGCAAAAGCTTAGCTATTTGACTAAGACCAGTTAACACTGGAGCAGCAAGCTGGAGCGCTCTCCAACCTAAGGCACCAAGCACAACTAAAACTACCATAGCAAAGAGGCGATGTGTCCAATGGATGGTCTGCAACGCAAGCGGGGAGATGAATTCACCATGCGCATTTAAACCTAATTGACGCCAAAGCGTAAAGCCTTCGCCCCAATTTGTCTCGGGCCAAAAACTGCCTAAGCAGGTTGGAAAATCTGGACAGGCTAATACTGCGTAATTGGTGCTCACCCAAGCGCCTAAAAAAACCTGAGTAAATAAAACAAAGAACGATAAAACTAAAAGCTGTGCGGAAAGCGGTCGAACTCGGATAGAGCGAATTGCTGAGTCCTTGCTCTCCCAAGGCTGTTGTGCATAGGCTGTTAAACAAGCCAACAACACTAAAGCCAACATCAAATGAATGGCGACAATGATCGGTTGCAACTTCAGGGTAACAGTCCAGGCACCAAATGCACCTTGCACGCAAACTAAAACTAATAAGCCCACACTACCAAGCAAGGGATTCTTTCCAAACTTCTTCAGCTTGGTAAAAGCAATACCCACTTGAACCAAAATTAAAGCACCTACCGTCATCGCCAAATAACGATGGATCATTTCAATCCAGGCCTTAATTACCGTCACAGGCCCTGTAGGCAAGGCGCTCTCCGCTTGCTGTATGTCGCTAAGTGCATGAAAAGGATTGGAAGTACCATAACACCCAGGCCAATCAGGACAGCCTAAGCCTGAATCAGTTAAGCGGGTAAAGGCGCCAAACACAATCAGATCAAAAGTCGTAAAGACCAATACCCAATTGAGTTTTTGGAAAAAGCTATAGCCCGGCTTTCCCCAAAGATAGAGTAGCGGTAGCCCAGCAAAAACAATCGCAATTGCGGCAAGCTCTAAAAATAAAAACAAACTCGGCATTACAGGTTCTCGCCCTTATGATTTAGCTTCAAGAGCTTTTCCAAATCTTTTTTCATGCTGGAAAATTCTTTAGGAGAATTTGTCACAGGGAAATGCATCATCTTGGCAGGGCTTGGATCAATTAACTGGATCTGTTGGCCGGCGCCTTCTTTATTCAACCAAGCCTCAAATTCAGCTTTGAGTTTGGGATCCGATGGAGCTGCAACCACCTTAAGACCCGCTACCTTTTCGTCATAAATCTTGATGACTTCAGGATCAACAGGCTTGCCATCGGTATTGACCCAGATAAGCTGCAAGCGTCCGCTTTCTCTGCCCATAGCAACTCTCGTCTGACGCATCAAAAAGAGCGCCTCGATGCATTTCTCATCTTTGATTTGGCACTCTCCGGCCGGGCGAGCAATCAAAAGCGTCCACTTACCTTTCACTGGCGCCTCAAGCCATGCGACATTGAAATCTTGAGCTGGATACACCAGTGTGCCAAGATTGGTTTTGCCGCCTGCTGGCTTAATCACATAGTATGCAAAATAAGAGGCTATGACTGGAGAGGCGCAAGCCAGCAATAACAAAAGCATCTGTATGCGGCCACGACGAGTGCGCGCATTAATAGCTGATGCATCTATCTGAGATGCTGGAATTAATAACTCATTATCACTCACTCTTGATCCCCATTCACGAATCCACGACGTTTATATTGCCGCAGACCACTGACTAACCAAAATACAAACCCAGCAAAAGCCAAGGCAAACCACTGGAATGCATAAGCATAATGGCGATCGACCCCAGTTGTCAGAGGGGCCCAATCGCGGAGTAAGCCATCTTCTGAGCCGGCCTCAACCTCCCGCAAGATAAATGGGCTTTGCATCCAGCCATGCAGCTTCCCTTCTGCAGCTAAATCAAAGTTTTGTTCAATTTTGGGTTTGTTTACATCAGCAGAAATCTTGCTTCCACCCAATTCATACACCTTACCAGGATGAGAAAATACGATGCCCTCAACATTGATCGCCTTATTGGGCGTTTGGACGGGCGGCAGAGTTTCACGATTGTCGTTATTACGCGGCGCCCAACCTCGGTTGACCCAAAGAACCTCTTCCCTGCCCTCAAGCCTCAAAGGCATCATGAGATAAAAACCTGACTGTGAATTAGTACTTCCGACTGGAGGTATAGGTCTGGGTCGGTTATCAAGCCAGATAGCTGCCTCAGGGATGTACTGGCCACGTGCAATCATGCGGCGTTCAGCGGCCTCTTCCAAGGTCCAAGGGCCTGCATTCGCACTCAAGATAGGCATCTGTTGCCTCGCGAGTAAATTGGCCGCTAGGGTAATTTTGGTATCAGCCCTGCCTAGTTGCCAAATGCCAGCTCCACAGCCAATCGCAATGACCAGCAAGGCTGATACAGTAGCAACTATGCGCTTAGCAATGAGGGCAGTAAATAGACTATTCAAGAGATTTAAAATAAGGATTCAAGATGAAGTGGCTTATTCCTATTGTCCTACTAATGATTGTTTTTAGCTTAGGTTCCGCCCTGTATTACATGATGAAAGATAGGGGCAACAGCTCTCGCATGGTTCACTCATTAATGTTGCGGATTGGCTTATCTATCGCCCTATTTCTGGGGATTCTTTTGGCCCACTATTTCGGCCTGATTGAGGCCACCGGAATCAAGGTGGGCACCAACTAAAGAGTGCATCCATTAATGGGCACTTAAAAACAAATCGGGGCTTTACTTTAAGCCCCGATTTTTTATTTCATTACATCCAATAAACAGCGATGTAGAGACCCAGCCAGACTACGTCAACAAAGTGCCAGTACCAAGCCGCACCTTCAAATGCAAAGTGATGCTTAGATGTGAAGTCGCCACGAATCATGCGACGCAACACAATCACCAACATAGTGCCGCCAAGGAACACGTGGAAGCCGTGGAAGCCAGTCAACATGAAGAAAGTTGAACCATAGATACCTGAAGTCAATTTCAAGTTCAACGCATGGTATGCATGGTAGTACTCATAAACCTGGAAGCCCAAGAAAACTACGCCCAAGCCTACAGTTGCTGCTAAGCCAATGATGGCTTTTTTCATGTGGTTTTCTACTAACGCATGGTGCGCGATAGTAATCGTCACGCCTGAGCTCAAGAGCAACAATGTGTTGATTGTTGGAATTGGCCATGGACCCATCGTGGTGAATTTCTCAACCAATCCAGCAGGACCATCATTTGGCCAAACAGCTTGGAAATTAGGCCAAAGCAATTTGTTTTCTACATCACCCATCCAAGGTATTGCAATATTGCGCGCATAGAACAGGGCTGCGAAGAACGCGCCAAAGAACATAATTTCTGAGAAGATGAACCATGCCATTGACCAGCGATAAGAGATGTCAACGTTAACGCCATTCTTGCCGGCATTTGATTCTGCAATGGTGTCGCCGAACCAGTTGTAAAGAATAAAGATAACCCAGGCCACACCGGTAAGGGTTAATGGGCCGCCCCAAGAAGCGTGGTTAACCCATCCAGATATACCGAATCCAAAGGCGATCAAACCTAGTGCCGCCATGGCTGGATGTTTAGATAGTCCAGGGACGAAATAGTATGGGGTTGAATTGGATGACATCTTATTCTCTCTATTCAATCAAAAAATAATCAATGGGACACAACTGCTTTCACGATCAACAGGAGAACGCCCATAAAAATCAAGGCGCCAATTACACCTGCAATGATAATGTGCACAAAACTTAATGAAGCAGCAACATCTTCCTGCAAACCTGACTTCTTACGCACACCCAAAAAGCCCCACAAAACGGCTTTCATAGATTGCATAAAACTACTTTTCTTTTTCATGAAGCCATCCTTGTTTTTGGGGCTGGAGGAGTACCGCCTAAGCCCAATTCAAAGAAGGTATATGACAAAGTAATTGTTTTTACATCATCCGGTAAACCTGCATCGATCACAAAGACTACCGGCATCTTTTTTATTTCGTTTGCTGCTAGCGTTTGCTCCTGAAAGCAAAAGCACTCTAATTTCGTAAAAAACTCTGTTGCACTTTTAGGCGCATAACTCGGTATTGCTTGAGCGCGTACCGGACGATTTTGATTGTTTGTTACTTCATAAACAATCTCGGTCATTTCACCGGGATGCACTTCTAAAAAATTCTTTACTGGCTTAAACGTAAACGGGCCGCGACTGTTTGAGTCAAACTCAATGGTTACCGTGCGAGCATAGTTAACCTGTGTATTGCCAACCTTATTCGGGCTAAAGGCTCTGACACCATAATCATTCTTGCTTGTCACTACGTTAATTCCGGTGACCTCACACAAGGCCTTGTACATCGGAACCAACGCGTAACCAAAACCAAACATCATTACTGCTGCAATTAGCAGTTTTAATAAAATCTGGCGATTCAGTGATTGAGTTGAAACCATCGTCATCGAGGGGATTAACCCAACATACTCCGCTTAATCACAATACCAATAAAAAAAGTTACTACAACACTCAAAAGAATGAAGCCCACCCTGCGATTATTCGCAGCAAGGGCTTGCTTCTCTGAAGAATTAAATTCCGGCTTCACGCATTTGCTCTGCATTAGGCGGAGTTTCAAAAGTGTGGTGCGGTGCTGGTGATGGAATTGTCCACTCCAAACCTTTAGCGCCATCCCATGGCTTCATTGGGGCTTTCTCACCTTTGCCGCTATAAGCTGGCATTACCACGAAGAGCAAGAAATAAACCTGTGCCAAACCAAAGCCTAAAGCACCAATCGAAGCAACCGCATTGAAGTCAGCAAACTGAGTTGGATAGTCAGCATAGCGACGTGGCATACCTGCTAAGCCCAAGAAGTGCATTGGGAAGAAGGTGATGTTAAAGAAAACCATGGAAGCCCAGAAATGGATCTTGCCGCGAGTTTCACTAGCCATATAGCCAGTCCACTTAGGACACCAGTAGTAGAAGCTAGCAAACATTGCGAACAATGAACCTGCTACCAATACATAGTGGAAGTGAGCCACAACGTAGTAAGTATCTTGAACACCAATATCAATTGGCGCCATCGCCAAGATCAAACCAGTAAAGCCACCCATTGTGAAAACGAAGATGAAGCCGATTGCCCACAACATTGGAGTCTCAAAGGTCATTGAACCTTTCCACATTGTTGCAACCCAGTTAAAAATCTTCACGCCGGTTGGAACAGCGATCAACATTGTTGCGTACATGAAGAACAACTGACCTGTTACCGGCATACCGGTTGCAAACATGTGGTGAGCCCAAACGATAAATGACAAGATCGCAATAGATGCGGTTGCATAAACCATTGAGCTGTAACCAAATAATGTTTTTCTAGAGAACGCTGGAACGATTTCACTGATGATTCCGAATGCAGGAAGAATCATGATGTAAACCTCTGGGTGACCAAAGAACCAGAAAATATGCTGGAACATGATTGGGTCGCCACCGCCAACAGCAGAGAAGAATGAAGTACCGAAATGACGGTCAGTCAGAGCCATGGTGATCGCGCCAGCCAATACAGGCATCACAGCAATCAACAAGTAAGCAGTGATCAACCAAGTCCAGCAGAACATTGGCATCTTCATCAATGTCATGCCAGGAGCGCGCATATTCAAAATGGTCACGATGATGTTGATCGAACCCATGATGGAAGAAGCGCCTAACAAGTGGAGAGCAAAAATTGCCATGTCCATGCCAGGGCCCATTTGTGAAGTCAATGGAGCATAGATAGTCCAGCCGCCCGATGGAGCGCCGCCAGGAACGAGGAATGAGCTCAATAACAATGTTGCTGCTACTGGAAGAATCCAGAAGCTAAAGTTATTCATACGAGCAAATGCCATGTCAGATGCGCCGATTTGCAAAGGCACCATCCAGTTAGCAAAACCAACGAAGGCTGGCATGATCGCGCCGAACACCATCACCAAACCGTGCATGGTTGTGAGCTGATTGAAGAACTCTGGGCGCAAGAACTGCAAACCAGGTTGGAATAATTCCAAACGAATTCCCAATGCCATCACACCGCCAGCTAACAAGCTAACAAATGAGAAGATCAAATACATCGTGCCGATGTCTTTGTGGTTGGTTGCGAACAGCCAACGACGCCAGCCGTGTGGCGTGTGATCATCATGCGCGTGATTGTGGGTAGTAGAGACTGTGCTCATGGATTACTCCGGTTTCGTTTTATCTGTACTTGTTAATCGAATTACTTGCCGCCGCGCGCAGTAATAATTTCTTGGGTCTGAATCACTTCACCCGTCTTATTACCCCATGCGTTACGTGTGTAGTAGGTCATTACTGCAGCGATATCGCCATCAGAAATCACACCAGCCCACTTCGGCATCGCGCCCTTACCATTGATAAGGATGTTGAATTGACCAGCCTTATAGGACCGTTAACAACTTTGCTGCCGTCCAATGCTGGGAATGCGCCCGCACCTTTACCGTTAGGTTGGTGACAAGCTGCACAGTTCGCTGCATATACTTTTGCGCCGCGTTCTTTTTGCTCATCTAATGTGTAAACCTTAGATGGATCATCACCGCCAGCACCCATCTCTTTTTTCTTCTCTTCTACCCACTTGGTGTAGTCCTCTTGTGAGACAACTCTCACAACGATCGGCATAAAGGCATGCTCTGCACCGCAGAGCTCAGAACACTGACCGCGGAATGTACCAATCTTGTCAGCTCTAAACCAAGTGTCACGAACGAAGCCTGGGATCGCATCTTGCTTAACGCCAAACGCTGGAATAGTCCAAGCGTGAATCACGTCGTTAGCAGTTGTGATCAAGCGAATTTTTTTACTTACTGGCACAACCATTTCATTGTCTACTTCCATCAAGTAGGTGTTTGATTTTGGAGCCAAGTTATTGATTGCTTCACGTGAAGTTGACAAGGTAGATAAAAAGCTAATGCCTTCGCCTTCACCTTTGATGTAGTCGTAACCCCACTTCCACTGGTAACCAGTTGTCTTAATAGTGATGTCAGAGTTGGTGGTGTCTTTCATCGCCACAACAGTTTTAGTTGCAGGCAATGCCATACCGATAACGATGAGCAACGGAATCACTGTCCAAATAATTTCTACAGTGGTGCTCTCATGGAAAGAAGCAGATTTATGACCGAGTGATTTACGGTGCTTGAGGATGGAATAAAACATCACTCCAAAAACGCCCACAAAAATCAATGCGCAAATTACCAACATCATCCAATGCAACCAATGAATCTCTTGCATGATTTTGGTGGCAGGAGGCGCAAAATTCAGCTGATTAACAGCTGGGCCACCAGGCATGTTCTCTGCTGCATGAGCAAAAGCAGTGCCAAAAGCTACTGCGAAATAGAGCGAAGCCCTAGTGAATTTTCCAAATAAATTCATCTTATTCTCTGTTTATTGTCGTGAGCAAAGCAGCAAAAATGCCACAAAATGCCCAAAAAACGGTCTCAAGCCAATACATCCTGCCGTGATTATAGGGTTAATTAGGCGCAACAACAAACAGGGTTAACCCAGCTTGATCCAATCTTGGCCAAGGTTTAAATGATAGTAAGCACTTACACTTAAGCAGAATTTGACCTAGTCTTGCGTCCAATTTGATTTAGATCAATATAGGCAACGTTGTCCTTAGCCTTAGCAAGATGCTTTCCTATGACCCAGGCATGCCCATAAACCACCTCTAAAGTCAGTTTTTGCGGCAAAACGTCTGTTTTAGAGATCTCCAATGCAGAAGAATTTGATAGTTTTAGCGCCTCTATGTCGGCAATCAACAATGCTGGCTTTTCATAGTCCAGGGTGAGGTACTCCATATCCATCACGGGATCAGAAAAACGCTCTCCAAGCAGTGCGTCGCCCATATCGTGCATATCCCAGGGGCTTAATAAATTCTTCAGCTGCAAGTCGGATGGCTCAAGGGCTCGCAACTCTTTAGCGGAATCGGGCCCATAATAACTAAAAGCAATCAATCCCCCCTCCCTTAAGACTCGCCAACATTCCTGCAGAAAATGCTTTGGATCGGAAAGATCCTGAATTAGGAGATCACTAAAGACCAAATCAACAGAATTGTCAGGAAGATCAAATTTGCCAGTGGATTGGTAATGCGCAAATGGGGCTGCATTGAAGCGAAATAAACTACGCCAATTCGACGAGGCCTTAGAGCGCCAGAGGGCAAATTCTGAAATACCTTCCTCAGCAAGGCTATGAATAGTTGCTCGTGGGTAACGGCTTGCGAATACTGCCAAATGCTTCCCGGGGAAGTCGGGAACGATTAAGACATCCTTCATATCGAGTTTGACGATATCCAATTTTTGCAGCATGCGTTCTGCAATTTCATCTTGTAGCCATCTGATTGGCTGGGTCATTGGCTCAGTATACTCAGCGCCCCATGCGATTTCTAGAGAAGATTTTTCAATCCCTTAGCTATCAAGTTTTACCAACGGCCTGCATTATCTGTGGACACTTTCAAAAGTTATCCCTTTGCAATAAATGCCTCTCCTTCTTGCAGACAGATGGTTTATTAAATTACGAATGCTGCACGCAATGTGGCATTGCATTACGTGAATCTGAAATTCCAAGAAAACTCTGCACTCAATGCATCAACCATCCACCATCTTTTGATCACATACTCTGCCTTGATCGATACGATGGCATTTTGCAAGAAGGATTACACCAACTGAAATATCAAAAACGGATTGCATTTGCTGATGGGCTTTCTAGAGCGTGGAATCAAGTTATCGCCAGTCAAACAATGAATATGTCTGCTGATTACTTGTTGCCCGTTCCGCTTAGTATTCAAAAATTGGGGGTCAGGGGATTTAATCAAAGCTGGGAACTAGCCAGGCGCATTGACTGCGCGCCCCACATTCAACAATCACCCTACATTCTGAAGCGCCATCATTACTCAGAGAATCAAGCAGGCAACCCCCTTGTCAACAGACAAACTTCTATACGGGGGATGTTTTATATTGAGCCCATACATATTGATTTACTAGCAGGGAAAATTGTCGTCGTGTTTGATGATGTCATGACTAGCGGAGCAACCCTCAATGAGATTGCAAGCATTCTGAAGGACAATGGCGTATCACGTGTTATCAACTGGGTTTTGCTGAGAACCTCAAGACCCACTTAAAAAGCAAAAAGAAATGTTTAACATTGTTTTATTTGAACCAGAAATTCCACCTAATACAGGCAACATTATTCGCTTGTGTGCAAACACTGGCGCAAAATTACACCTGATTGAGCCGCTTGGCTTCCCCATGGAAGATGCAAAGCTACGCCGGGCAGGCTTGGATTATCACGAGTTCGCCAAAGTCAAAGTTCATTCAAATTGGTCGCAGTTCTTAAAAGGTGAGGGCCCAGATCCACAGCATTTGATTGCGCTCACCACGAAAGGTAGTGGCAGCTTTCATGAGGGGAAATATTCTCCAAATGATTACTTTGTTTTTGGTTCTGAAACCAAAGGCATTACTGATGAAGTGAGAAGCTCAATACCTACTGAAAATCAAATGCGCCTAGCCATGCAAGATAGCAGTCGAAGTTTGAATCTATCGAATACAGTAGCTATCGTAGTTTATGAAGCTTGGCGCCAGAATGGTTTGACTGGAGGTAAGTAAAGTACATTACCTTAGGCTTCGATTTTAGGATCGCGGCCCATTAATTTTTTAACGGCTTCTGATGTGGTGAGTTTTCCGGAGAGCACTTCTCCCATCATCGCAGTAATTGGCATATCAACATTTAAACGTTTTGCCAAATCACCAACAGCTGCAGCACAGAGCACACCTTCAGCTACATGCCCTAATCCAGCCAATATCTCGCTCAAAGATTTTCCTGCTGCAAGCTCAAGACCAACACGACGATTGCGAGACAAATCACCAGTAGCAGTCAGAATGAGGTCGCCAACACCAGTAAGGCCCATGCAAGTCTCTGGCCTACCGCCTGCAGCCTTCACAATCCGCATCATCTCTGCAAGGCCACGCGTTAACACTGCTGCACGCGCATTTAAACCAAGATCTAAGCCGTCGCCGATGCCGGCGGCGATTGCTAACACGTTCTTAATAGCCCCACCCAACTCCACACCAATCAAATCATCACTGGAGTAAACGCGCATATTGCCATGATGAAAAGCGGCTTGAACTGTCTCGCACAACTTCGGCGATTTGCTTGCAACCGTTAATGCGCAAGGCATTCCCGCCCCTACTTCACGCGCAAAACTCGGCCCAGATAAAGCGCCATAAGAATGGAATAGGCCATGACTATGTAATGCATCTTCGCGCTCCACAACTTGATGGGGCAACAATGCAGTCTTCGGCTCCAAACCTTTGCACAACCAAATAATATTTAAAGGATGATCAGCAATCTTTAAAACCTGAGCAATCGTTTCAGACAGACCAGACATCGGTGTCGCAATGACTAATAAATCAGTGCTAGAAAGTTTTTTGATTGCCCTTGTAAAGTCATTCTCAAATAGCAAGTTTTGAGGAAGCTTAATACCAAGCAAGCAAGAGCAGTTCTCACCACTCTGCTGAATTTCAGTTAATTGATCTGCGCTACGAGACCATAAGCAGACTTCACCCTGAAGATGGCGGGCGGCTTGCACCGCCATCGCCGTTCCCCATGCACCAGCGCCAAGCAGGGTCACTTTCATGATCTGTGCGCTCGCTATAAAAGCTTAGTGAGGAAGAATAATTTTGCTCTCATCAGCAGCGTCATCATTCTTTGCTGATGCAGCTTGATGGGCCTGCATCAAGCGATGCTCGTACATGCCGTGGAAATTAATTTCATTCAAATGAATCGGCTGGAAGCCGGCACGACTAATGGTATCGGCAATGTTAGAGCGCAAGTAAGGGTACAAGATAGTTGGACATGTAATGCCTAACATAGGGTCTACCTGCTCTGGCGGAATATTGCTAAATTCGAAAATGCCCGCTTGCTTTGCTTCAACCAAGAACAATACTTCGCCGTCGACTTTTGCTGTAACAGTTGAGCTTAGAGCAACTTCAAAAATCTCGTTGCTAACAGGGCTCACGGCTATATCGATCTCTACTTGCACCTGAGGCTCTGAAGTCACCAACAAAATTTGGGGTGCATTAGGCTGCTCCAGCGACAAGTC
Above is a window of Polynucleobacter necessarius DNA encoding:
- a CDS encoding COX15/CtaA family protein, whose product is MPSLFLFLELAAIAIVFAGLPLLYLWGKPGYSFFQKLNWVLVFTTFDLIVFGAFTRLTDSGLGCPDWPGCYGTSNPFHALSDIQQAESALPTGPVTVIKAWIEMIHRYLAMTVGALILVQVGIAFTKLKKFGKNPLLGSVGLLVLVCVQGAFGAWTVTLKLQPIIVAIHLMLALVLLACLTAYAQQPWESKDSAIRSIRVRPLSAQLLVLSFFVLFTQVFLGAWVSTNYAVLACPDFPTCLGSFWPETNWGEGFTLWRQLGLNAHGEFISPLALQTIHWTHRLFAMVVLVVLGALGWRALQLAAPVLTGLSQIAKLLLGLLLLQLITGISNVIFQWPLLAALLHTGGSAALVFCLVRMSYWASWKPFIQKKMA
- a CDS encoding SURF1 family protein, with the protein product MNSLFTALIAKRIVATVSALLVIAIGCGAGIWQLGRADTKITLAANLLARQQMPILSANAGPWTLEEAAERRMIARGQYIPEAAIWLDNRPRPIPPVGSTNSQSGFYLMMPLRLEGREEVLWVNRGWAPRNNDNRETLPPVQTPNKAINVEGIVFSHPGKVYELGGSKISADVNKPKIEQNFDLAAEGKLHGWMQSPFILREVEAGSEDGLLRDWAPLTTGVDRHYAYAFQWFALAFAGFVFWLVSGLRQYKRRGFVNGDQE
- a CDS encoding twin transmembrane helix small protein, encoding MKWLIPIVLLMIVFSLGSALYYMMKDRGNSSRMVHSLMLRIGLSIALFLGILLAHYFGLIEATGIKVGTN
- a CDS encoding cytochrome c oxidase subunit 3, with product MSSNSTPYYFVPGLSKHPAMAALGLIAFGFGISGWVNHASWGGPLTLTGVAWVIFILYNWFGDTIAESNAGKNGVNVDISYRWSMAWFIFSEIMFFGAFFAALFYARNIAIPWMGDVENKLLWPNFQAVWPNDGPAGLVEKFTTMGPWPIPTINTLLLLSSGVTITIAHHALVENHMKKAIIGLAATVGLGVVFLGFQVYEYYHAYHALNLKLTSGIYGSTFFMLTGFHGFHVFLGGTMLVIVLRRMIRGDFTSKHHFAFEGAAWYWHFVDVVWLGLYIAVYWM
- a CDS encoding DUF2970 domain-containing protein codes for the protein MKKKSSFMQSMKAVLWGFLGVRKKSGLQEDVAASLSFVHIIIAGVIGALIFMGVLLLIVKAVVSH
- a CDS encoding cytochrome c oxidase assembly protein, whose translation is MVSTQSLNRQILLKLLIAAVMMFGFGYALVPMYKALCEVTGINVVTSKNDYGVRAFSPNKVGNTQVNYARTVTIEFDSNSRGPFTFKPVKNFLEVHPGEMTEIVYEVTNNQNRPVRAQAIPSYAPKSATEFFTKLECFCFQEQTLAANEIKKMPVVFVIDAGLPDDVKTITLSYTFFELGLGGTPPAPKTRMAS
- a CDS encoding cytochrome oxidase small assembly protein; amino-acid sequence: MALKVWSGQFHHQHRTTLLKLRLMQSKCVKPEFNSSEKQALAANNRRVGFILLSVVVTFFIGIVIKRSMLG
- the ctaD gene encoding cytochrome c oxidase subunit I → MSTVSTTHNHAHDDHTPHGWRRWLFATNHKDIGTMYLIFSFVSLLAGGVMALGIRLELFQPGLQFLRPEFFNQLTTMHGLVMVFGAIMPAFVGFANWMVPLQIGASDMAFARMNNFSFWILPVAATLLLSSFLVPGGAPSGGWTIYAPLTSQMGPGMDMAIFALHLLGASSIMGSINIIVTILNMRAPGMTLMKMPMFCWTWLITAYLLIAVMPVLAGAITMALTDRHFGTSFFSAVGGGDPIMFQHIFWFFGHPEVYIMILPAFGIISEIVPAFSRKTLFGYSSMVYATASIAILSFIVWAHHMFATGMPVTGQLFFMYATMLIAVPTGVKIFNWVATMWKGSMTFETPMLWAIGFIFVFTMGGFTGLILAMAPIDIGVQDTYYVVAHFHYVLVAGSLFAMFASFYYWCPKWTGYMASETRGKIHFWASMVFFNITFFPMHFLGLAGMPRRYADYPTQFADFNAVASIGALGFGLAQVYFLLFVVMPAYSGKGEKAPMKPWDGAKGLEWTIPSPAPHHTFETPPNAEQMREAGI
- a CDS encoding methyltransferase domain-containing protein, with product MTQPIRWLQDEIAERMLQKLDIVKLDMKDVLIVPDFPGKHLAVFASRYPRATIHSLAEEGISEFALWRSKASSNWRSLFRFNAAPFAHYQSTGKFDLPDNSVDLVFSDLLIQDLSDPKHFLQECWRVLREGGLIAFSYYGPDSAKELRALEPSDLQLKNLLSPWDMHDMGDALLGERFSDPVMDMEYLTLDYEKPALLIADIEALKLSNSSALEISKTDVLPQKLTLEVVYGHAWVIGKHLAKAKDNVAYIDLNQIGRKTRSNSA
- a CDS encoding ComF family protein, with product MQEGLHQLKYQKRIAFADGLSRAWNQVIASQTMNMSADYLLPVPLSIQKLGVRGFNQSWELARRIDCAPHIQQSPYILKRHHYSENQAGNPLVNRQTSIRGMFYIEPIHIDLLAGKIVVVFDDVMTSGATLNEIASILKDNGVSRVINWVLLRTSRPT
- the trmL gene encoding tRNA (uridine(34)/cytosine(34)/5-carboxymethylaminomethyluridine(34)-2'-O)-methyltransferase TrmL, which produces MFNIVLFEPEIPPNTGNIIRLCANTGAKLHLIEPLGFPMEDAKLRRAGLDYHEFAKVKVHSNWSQFLKGEGPDPQHLIALTTKGSGSFHEGKYSPNDYFVFGSETKGITDEVRSSIPTENQMRLAMQDSSRSLNLSNTVAIVVYEAWRQNGLTGGK
- a CDS encoding NAD(P)H-dependent glycerol-3-phosphate dehydrogenase; translated protein: MKVTLLGAGAWGTAMAVQAARHLQGEVCLWSRSADQLTEIQQSGENCSCLLGIKLPQNLLFENDFTRAIKKLSSTDLLVIATPMSGLSETIAQVLKIADHPLNIIWLCKGLEPKTALLPHQVVEREDALHSHGLFHSYGALSGPSFAREVGAGMPCALTVASKSPKLCETVQAAFHHGNMRVYSSDDLIGVELGGAIKNVLAIAAGIGDGLDLGLNARAAVLTRGLAEMMRIVKAAGGRPETCMGLTGVGDLILTATGDLSRNRRVGLELAAGKSLSEILAGLGHVAEGVLCAAAVGDLAKRLNVDMPITAMMGEVLSGKLTTSEAVKKLMGRDPKIEA
- the secB gene encoding protein-export chaperone SecB, giving the protein MTEQSSAPQEGTDNANAPSFRIQRIYLKDLSLEQPNAPQILLVTSEPQVQVEIDIAVSPVSNEIFEVALSSTVTAKVDGEVLFLVEAKQAGIFEFSNIPPEQVDPMLGITCPTILYPYLRSNIADTISRAGFQPIHLNEINFHGMYEHRLMQAHQAASAKNDDAADESKIILPH